In Caldicellulosiruptor morganii, the following proteins share a genomic window:
- a CDS encoding polysaccharide pyruvyl transferase family protein, with product MIITLLDTSIGSDNLGDEIIMESIKEWFDRIMNQLKKEDIEIYYLPTHLPLTAEQKRILTKSDLKILCGTNLFNMLFTPFKHFNCWRIAFYELGYVKDIILLGVGTQFSQKSKLKLIRRIYSTYMWQRIINREFIHSVRDEISKNILKKWGVDNVVNTGCPTLWKLNKNHCKNIPTKKSKKVIFTVSDYDRDYFYDKKMIEILLENYNEIFAWPQGISDYDYLKDLLGRDIKKVEVLARNLNEYDKLLKEEENIDYVGTRLHGGIRALQFKKRTLIIAIDNRAKSFNKEHNIPILEREKIDKLPLFINSEWRTDVKIDEYNIRAYELEFVKLLNSL from the coding sequence ATGATAATAACTTTGCTGGATACAAGTATAGGCAGTGACAACTTGGGTGATGAAATAATTATGGAATCGATTAAAGAGTGGTTTGATAGAATAATGAATCAGCTAAAAAAAGAAGATATTGAAATTTATTATTTGCCTACTCATCTTCCTCTTACTGCAGAGCAGAAGCGTATATTAACTAAATCGGATTTAAAAATTTTGTGTGGAACAAATCTTTTTAATATGCTTTTTACTCCATTTAAACATTTTAATTGCTGGAGGATAGCATTTTACGAATTGGGGTATGTAAAAGATATTATTTTACTTGGTGTCGGAACACAATTTTCACAGAAAAGTAAACTTAAACTGATAAGAAGAATTTATTCAACTTATATGTGGCAGAGAATTATAAACCGGGAATTTATCCACAGTGTACGTGATGAAATTTCCAAAAATATTTTAAAAAAGTGGGGTGTTGATAATGTTGTTAATACTGGATGTCCTACTTTGTGGAAGTTAAATAAAAACCATTGTAAAAACATACCAACAAAAAAAAGTAAAAAAGTTATATTTACTGTCAGCGATTATGATAGAGATTATTTTTATGACAAAAAAATGATAGAAATATTACTGGAAAATTACAATGAGATTTTTGCATGGCCACAGGGAATAAGTGATTACGATTACTTGAAAGATTTGCTTGGCAGGGATATTAAAAAGGTGGAGGTCCTTGCTCGTAATTTGAATGAGTATGATAAGTTATTGAAAGAAGAGGAGAACATAGATTATGTGGGGACAAGACTTCATGGTGGTATTAGAGCTTTGCAATTTAAGAAAAGAACATTAATTATAGCTATTGACAACAGAGCAAAATCATTTAATAAAGAGCATAATATTCCTATCCTGGAGAGAGAAAAAATTGACAAGCTGCCATTGTTCATCAACAGTGAATGGAGAACAGATGTAAAGATAGATGAATATAATATTCGAGCTTATGAGCTCGAGTTTGTAAAGTTATTAAATTCATTATAA
- a CDS encoding VanZ family protein, protein MNKKTHKLLSWIIVILWLLIIFSLSSQPAKDSNRLSESVTKQVVKATQKVSIPNIQIEPRRNALKKLNDVIRKYAHVAVYLVLGILVINAFVISGIKGCKAFFFSLMFCFLYAATDEIHQVFVPGRGAKATDVLIDGIGAFTGIIIYELIFKICQKTKTESSSKRL, encoded by the coding sequence ATGAACAAAAAAACACATAAATTACTATCTTGGATAATTGTCATCCTATGGTTGCTAATTATATTCTCTTTATCCTCCCAGCCTGCAAAAGACTCCAATAGGCTTAGCGAAAGTGTGACAAAGCAAGTTGTTAAGGCAACACAAAAGGTAAGTATTCCCAACATTCAAATTGAACCAAGAAGAAACGCATTAAAAAAGCTCAATGATGTTATACGAAAATATGCCCATGTGGCAGTGTATTTGGTTTTAGGTATATTGGTGATCAATGCATTTGTAATAAGTGGAATTAAAGGCTGCAAAGCCTTTTTCTTTTCTTTAATGTTTTGCTTTCTTTATGCTGCAACTGATGAAATACACCAGGTTTTTGTTCCAGGGAGAGGTGCAAAAGCAACTGATGTTTTAATTGATGGTATTGGAGCTTTTACAGGAATTATAATTTATGAATTAATCTTCAAAATATGTCAAAAGACTAAAACAGAATCTTCATCAAAACGATTATAA
- a CDS encoding glycosyltransferase family 4 protein: MNILLSAYACEPNKGSEPGFGWNWACHLSQRGHKVIVLTSERYRTSIIAEVELHREKYKNLYFIYVKEPPLEKIFGKNEITIRLRYIMWQYKAFKLVKKLKLENEVDIIHHVTWGSLQMGSLLWKLNKPFVFGPVGGGQTSSKKFKKYYGIKWYIEILRDFYTKYFFRFFSTSKAASKSDLILVTNEETQKLAQKMKAKNTKLMLDSALKEEFIPEQFIVRSSGLHNKKTTVLWVGRLLKRKGVGLLIDVAKKIKGKNIEIVVVGDGEEKKLIENELQKDNNLPIKLIGHVKWQEIAKWYSKADIFAFTSLRDSFGMQLLEAMAFGLPIICLNQHGARNFVPDNAAIKIEVENKSLDEIIEEFASSIMILAENYELRIKLGQNGYRFALENTWNKRAEEIEKYYYSIIYNKNLQNSVVN, encoded by the coding sequence ATGAACATTTTGTTGTCTGCTTATGCATGTGAACCAAATAAAGGTTCTGAACCAGGGTTTGGTTGGAATTGGGCATGTCATTTATCCCAGAGAGGGCACAAAGTTATAGTTCTAACAAGTGAAAGATATAGAACAAGTATTATCGCAGAAGTAGAATTACATAGAGAAAAATATAAAAATCTTTATTTTATATATGTTAAAGAACCACCTTTAGAAAAAATTTTTGGAAAGAATGAAATAACAATAAGATTAAGGTATATAATGTGGCAATACAAAGCATTTAAACTGGTCAAGAAACTAAAGCTTGAAAATGAGGTTGATATTATCCATCATGTAACATGGGGAAGTTTGCAAATGGGTTCTTTACTGTGGAAATTGAATAAACCATTCGTATTTGGTCCTGTTGGAGGCGGTCAAACATCATCAAAAAAATTTAAAAAATATTACGGTATTAAATGGTATATAGAAATATTAAGAGATTTTTATACCAAATACTTTTTTAGATTTTTTTCAACTTCAAAAGCAGCCTCAAAGAGTGATCTAATACTTGTGACCAACGAAGAAACTCAAAAACTGGCACAAAAAATGAAAGCTAAAAATACTAAGTTAATGCTTGATAGCGCTTTAAAAGAAGAGTTTATCCCCGAACAGTTTATTGTTCGTAGCAGTGGTTTGCATAACAAAAAAACAACTGTTTTATGGGTTGGCAGGCTTTTAAAAAGAAAAGGTGTAGGTTTGTTGATTGATGTGGCAAAAAAAATAAAGGGAAAAAATATTGAAATAGTTGTAGTAGGTGATGGTGAGGAGAAAAAACTTATAGAAAATGAATTGCAAAAAGACAATAATTTACCAATCAAATTAATAGGACATGTTAAATGGCAGGAGATAGCAAAGTGGTATTCAAAGGCAGACATATTTGCTTTTACAAGTTTGAGAGATTCATTTGGTATGCAACTTTTAGAAGCAATGGCATTTGGACTACCTATTATTTGTTTGAATCAACATGGGGCACGTAATTTTGTTCCTGATAATGCAGCAATAAAGATAGAGGTAGAAAATAAAAGTTTGGATGAAATAATAGAAGAATTCGCCAGTTCAATAATGATTTTAGCTGAAAATTATGAACTTAGAATCAAATTGGGTCAAAACGGTTATAGATTTGCACTTGAAAATACCTGGAATAAACGAGCAGAAGAGATAGAAAAATACTATTATTCTATAATCTACAATAAAAATTTGCAAAATAGTGTCGTTAACTGA
- a CDS encoding IS1634 family transposase, with product MLKWSFLFVKITKADGYEYVKIVHNYRENGKIKQKVLLNLGRHDLLKNNETFVNVVDKLYEVFAKEKNKNATMELTKDNISEETILNYGHIVCRKLWELFKIDKFLEEYCLRRYKIKFDIDIVSFLMTVQRLLQPVSKFKTYEKRHQYFGFPLQEIDLNHLYRSLDILAEAKEELEIYLYQMNKTLFNFQVDVVFYDVTTFYFERVKADSLRMCGFSKDNKVNEVQVVMGMLIDKEGRPVGYELFPGNTIDSKTIIKILEKLKEKFCIDKVVIVADKGINKSLNLKIIKEAGYDYIVASRLKNMSKIVLEEVFNDDGYKYLANKDFESIYEEEFKFKIIDYENCVKDENGKKYKLEEKMVITYSSKRAKKDKQDRERLIKKAKELLEESSKIRALEKRGGKKFLKRVNKSSKEEYQLDEEAIKEDERFDGYYAIQTSKLDMTAEEILRAYHDLWKIEESFRVMKSSLEVRPIFHWTEKRIRGHFVVCFLVFLLERTLEFKLREKGKDMSSEKIKEAINSMNFMQIDVEGKKILLKAKIEQEAKEILQVMKIDMPKNLMMIEEAIEKYGVRK from the coding sequence ATTCTCAAGTGGTCTTTCTTATTTGTTAAAATTACTAAAGCTGATGGATATGAGTATGTTAAAATTGTCCATAATTATAGAGAAAATGGCAAAATAAAACAAAAAGTCCTTCTTAACCTCGGTAGACATGATCTTTTAAAAAATAATGAGACTTTTGTAAATGTAGTAGACAAACTTTATGAAGTATTTGCTAAAGAAAAAAATAAAAATGCCACCATGGAATTGACAAAAGATAATATTTCTGAAGAAACAATATTGAACTACGGACATATTGTCTGTCGCAAACTGTGGGAACTTTTTAAAATAGACAAATTCTTAGAAGAATACTGCTTAAGACGATACAAAATCAAATTTGATATTGACATTGTAAGTTTTTTAATGACAGTTCAAAGACTACTGCAACCAGTTAGTAAATTTAAAACATATGAAAAGAGACATCAATATTTTGGTTTTCCATTGCAGGAAATTGATTTAAACCATCTTTACAGAAGCTTAGATATATTAGCAGAGGCAAAGGAAGAACTGGAGATTTATCTTTACCAGATGAACAAGACATTGTTTAACTTTCAGGTAGATGTTGTGTTTTATGATGTTACAACTTTTTACTTTGAGAGGGTAAAAGCGGACAGTCTAAGGATGTGTGGATTTAGCAAAGACAACAAAGTCAATGAAGTACAGGTAGTAATGGGAATGCTGATAGATAAAGAAGGAAGACCTGTTGGGTATGAGCTTTTTCCTGGTAATACTATAGATAGCAAGACTATTATAAAAATTTTAGAGAAACTGAAGGAGAAATTTTGTATAGACAAAGTTGTAATAGTAGCAGATAAAGGCATAAACAAAAGCTTAAATCTTAAGATAATAAAGGAAGCAGGATACGACTATATTGTGGCGTCGAGGCTTAAGAACATGAGCAAAATAGTTTTAGAAGAAGTATTTAACGATGATGGATATAAATACTTAGCAAATAAGGATTTTGAAAGCATTTATGAAGAAGAATTTAAATTTAAAATAATAGATTATGAGAATTGTGTAAAAGATGAAAACGGCAAAAAGTACAAGTTAGAAGAGAAGATGGTGATAACCTATTCAAGCAAAAGAGCTAAAAAAGACAAGCAGGATAGGGAAAGGCTTATTAAGAAGGCAAAAGAGCTTTTAGAGGAGTCGAGTAAAATCAGGGCTTTAGAGAAAAGGGGAGGGAAGAAGTTTTTAAAGCGGGTAAATAAGAGCAGTAAAGAGGAGTATCAACTTGATGAAGAAGCGATAAAGGAAGATGAAAGATTTGATGGGTATTATGCAATTCAAACAAGTAAATTAGACATGACAGCTGAAGAGATTTTAAGAGCATACCATGATTTATGGAAAATAGAGGAATCATTTAGGGTGATGAAAAGTTCCTTGGAGGTAAGACCCATTTTTCATTGGACCGAGAAACGAATAAGAGGACATTTTGTAGTTTGTTTTTTGGTATTTCTGTTAGAAAGGACATTGGAATTTAAATTAAGAGAAAAAGGAAAAGATATGAGTAGTGAAAAAATAAAGGAAGCAATAAATTCGATGAATTTTATGCAAATAGATGTAGAAGGGAAGAAGATTTTACTGAAGGCGAAGATAGAGCAAGAAGCGAAGGAGATATTACAGGTTATGAAGATAGATATGCCAAAGAATTTGATGATGATAGAGGAAGCAATAGAAAAATATGGGGTAAGGAAATAG
- a CDS encoding glycosyltransferase family 2 protein, which translates to MPIKVSIIVPFYNSQSYLERCITSLIEQDLKEIQIILINDGSCDLSGEIADFYAKKDERILVIHNKVRQGVSIARNIGLKIAKGEYIAFVDSDDWVDKEMYSVLYAIAKDYNADIVISGIIYHAARGRVIKQITQNLEVYNDNRLKKEIIPLLCKDTVIGNSPCNKLYRRTLIEEIGAEFPVDLKQGEDLEFNRLIFPSAHKIVLVPRAFYNYYLLNYSAMRKPIKNYHEVYLRKLNNTISYMQRIGINPIEYQNDLYAEIGKCILRNIQYIYSKGLYNSKKERREALLDLANDKIIKQIIRKILNKKLLHSRINLMVLSNLYKKRFIIPIIYGYIMGMVINPLKWNLRIFIYWILKLDIISRFSKDIVELTR; encoded by the coding sequence GTGCCAATAAAAGTAAGTATTATAGTTCCATTTTATAATTCACAAAGTTATTTGGAACGTTGCATAACTTCTTTAATAGAACAGGATTTAAAGGAAATTCAAATAATTCTTATAAATGATGGTTCTTGTGACTTGTCAGGGGAGATAGCAGATTTTTACGCTAAAAAAGATGAAAGAATTTTAGTTATTCATAATAAAGTTCGACAGGGAGTCAGTATAGCTAGAAATATTGGATTAAAAATTGCAAAGGGAGAATATATTGCATTTGTAGATAGTGATGATTGGGTTGACAAAGAAATGTATAGTGTTCTTTATGCGATTGCTAAAGATTATAATGCAGATATAGTAATAAGCGGAATTATATATCATGCGGCAAGAGGAAGAGTAATAAAACAAATAACACAGAACTTAGAAGTATATAACGATAACAGATTAAAAAAGGAAATAATTCCTTTATTATGCAAAGATACAGTAATTGGGAATTCACCTTGTAATAAGTTATATCGAAGGACACTTATTGAAGAAATTGGTGCTGAATTTCCGGTTGACTTAAAACAAGGTGAAGATTTAGAATTTAACAGATTAATTTTCCCTTCAGCCCATAAAATTGTATTGGTGCCACGTGCTTTTTACAATTATTACCTATTAAACTATAGTGCAATGCGTAAACCAATAAAGAATTATCATGAGGTTTACTTAAGAAAGCTTAATAATACTATTTCCTATATGCAACGAATTGGTATTAATCCAATTGAATATCAAAATGATTTATATGCAGAAATAGGCAAATGTATTTTGCGAAACATACAGTATATATATTCAAAAGGTTTGTATAATAGTAAGAAGGAAAGAAGGGAAGCTTTATTAGATTTAGCAAATGATAAAATAATTAAACAAATAATTAGGAAAATATTAAATAAGAAACTTTTACATAGTAGAATAAATTTAATGGTATTATCAAATTTATATAAAAAGAGATTTATAATACCAATTATTTACGGATATATTATGGGAATGGTTATTAACCCGCTTAAGTGGAATTTACGAATTTTTATTTATTGGATACTAAAATTAGATATTATTAGTAGATTTAGTAAGGATATAGTTGAGTTAACTAGATAA
- a CDS encoding Coenzyme F420 hydrogenase/dehydrogenase, beta subunit C-terminal domain, with the protein MDRIKLSLISKKMCTGCYACYNVCKNQAIEIEMTDDGFYKPFISKEKCANCGICVEKCPALYPEYLNNAEPKFYMGWSRNKQIRKSSSSGGVFSEIALYVLENGGIVYGAAWDEFLEVEHIKVDSVDKLYLLRGSKYIQSKVGLVYREIKEVLENTQKIVLFVGTPCQVAGLKKFVNNQRLITCDLICHGVSSYIPFKSFVKSFNDEIKKVDFRDKITGWRNYSLTYYGKKRKFSNVHYRDKFFVGYLKNYYLNEACYSCPFSRLPRQGDITLGDFWGIEKEYDIKDEGVSLIIANNSVGIHVIEELRRNNRIELKEVEKDKAIEHNIRICSGYYKRPKQRDYIIEMIRKNGFNEVVNKEIKTQNDIIRLLSKIYAFAKNKLKKMLHADT; encoded by the coding sequence ATGGATAGAATTAAATTAAGTTTAATAAGTAAAAAAATGTGTACAGGTTGTTATGCATGTTACAATGTTTGCAAAAATCAAGCTATTGAGATAGAAATGACTGATGATGGTTTTTATAAGCCTTTTATTTCAAAGGAAAAATGCGCTAATTGCGGAATTTGTGTAGAAAAATGCCCGGCTTTATATCCTGAATATTTAAATAACGCTGAACCTAAGTTCTATATGGGGTGGAGTAGAAACAAACAGATTAGAAAAAGTTCTTCATCGGGTGGAGTTTTTAGCGAAATTGCTTTGTACGTTTTAGAAAATGGTGGCATAGTATATGGGGCTGCTTGGGATGAGTTTCTGGAAGTAGAACATATTAAGGTAGATTCAGTCGATAAATTGTATTTATTGAGAGGATCTAAATATATTCAAAGTAAAGTAGGTTTGGTTTACAGAGAAATCAAAGAAGTTTTAGAAAATACTCAAAAAATTGTTCTTTTTGTAGGCACTCCATGTCAAGTTGCGGGTTTGAAAAAATTTGTCAATAATCAGAGACTAATAACTTGTGATTTAATATGTCATGGTGTATCTTCTTATATTCCTTTTAAATCTTTTGTAAAATCTTTTAATGATGAGATTAAGAAAGTGGATTTTCGAGATAAAATTACCGGCTGGAGAAACTATAGTTTAACTTATTATGGCAAAAAAAGAAAGTTTTCTAATGTACATTATAGGGATAAATTCTTTGTAGGATATTTAAAGAATTATTATCTAAATGAGGCTTGTTATTCTTGTCCGTTCAGCAGATTACCAAGACAGGGTGATATTACACTCGGGGATTTCTGGGGGATTGAAAAAGAATATGATATAAAAGATGAGGGGGTTTCTTTAATTATTGCAAATAATTCAGTTGGAATACATGTCATTGAAGAATTGAGAAGGAACAATAGAATTGAATTAAAAGAAGTTGAGAAAGATAAAGCTATTGAGCATAACATTCGCATTTGTTCAGGTTATTATAAAAGACCTAAGCAAAGAGATTACATTATAGAAATGATAAGAAAAAATGGATTCAATGAAGTAGTTAATAAAGAAATTAAAACTCAAAATGATATAATTCGGTTATTGAGTAAAATCTATGCTTTTGCAAAAAATAAGTTGAAAAAAATGCTACATGCAGATACGTAG
- a CDS encoding helix-turn-helix domain-containing protein codes for MKGKAHSEELKQQILEEVEETGNMSLVARNHGIAPTTIR; via the coding sequence ATGAAAGGTAAAGCTCATTCAGAAGAATTAAAGCAACAAATTTTAGAAGAAGTTGAAGAAACAGGTAATATGTCATTAGTCGCAAGAAATCATGGCATTGCTCCAACAACAATAAGGTGA
- the wzy gene encoding O-antigen polysaccharide polymerase Wzy: MKYDTKRVKNNKLLVLMIIHIILFVFVSFILTNLDLQGNSLLFTYFISIIVFIWCFLTAYIFEKKLGSPYVMYLIMYFICLFGQLTLRVVFHYDNPRILEMIDYYSSSIIIKATILSLYCLMGMHLGVLVYYLFGFSRNFAQKRNNVYDNDIYNILRYMGWLLVIISIKSSLSLFYNNFILASIRGYIGVYSNVRYGLESVDEKIAQYFFIGLITLMIAYKEQISISKTIFIFGMIFYGLQIFWGARGFLLLQVITLIWVWHNFIKPISKRVFLFGIILFYPISSILVLIRLVREFPLTEWVSNISFFFIEAVKENPILSIITELGTAIGPTAAAICLIPYILPYGKGISYLYSIFMIVPNFNVNSPNQAMLKANVPMIISDIVGVRFGGSIIEEAFYNFGWLSWMFFIGIGFLIAFFSSYIYKIKNPFVSVLLYSFIPNLLWTVRNAYYPIPREILYNIIFPLIAYYIIKKFYQDKLSYRYNIKVQKKVKTCQ; encoded by the coding sequence TTGAAATATGACACAAAAAGAGTAAAAAATAATAAATTATTGGTGCTTATGATAATACATATTATTTTATTTGTGTTTGTTTCTTTTATTTTAACTAATTTAGATCTACAGGGAAATAGTTTGCTTTTTACATATTTTATATCTATAATCGTTTTTATCTGGTGTTTTTTAACAGCGTATATTTTTGAAAAAAAATTAGGTAGTCCATATGTCATGTACTTAATAATGTACTTTATATGTTTATTTGGTCAACTAACGTTACGAGTTGTATTCCATTATGACAATCCTAGAATTTTAGAAATGATCGACTACTACTCCAGTAGTATTATTATAAAGGCAACAATATTATCTTTATATTGTTTAATGGGAATGCATTTAGGAGTATTAGTTTACTATCTATTTGGATTTTCACGAAATTTTGCGCAAAAGAGAAATAATGTATATGACAACGACATTTATAATATATTACGGTATATGGGGTGGCTATTAGTAATTATTTCAATTAAATCATCTTTGTCACTTTTTTACAATAATTTTATACTAGCTAGTATTAGAGGATATATTGGTGTCTATAGCAATGTTCGATATGGATTGGAATCTGTTGATGAGAAAATAGCTCAATATTTCTTTATAGGTTTAATAACTTTGATGATTGCATACAAGGAACAAATTAGTATTTCTAAAACTATTTTTATTTTTGGAATGATCTTTTATGGTTTACAGATATTCTGGGGTGCGAGAGGTTTTCTTTTATTACAAGTTATAACTTTGATTTGGGTTTGGCATAATTTTATTAAACCAATTTCAAAAAGGGTTTTTTTATTTGGCATTATATTGTTTTATCCAATATCAAGTATACTAGTTTTAATACGTCTAGTAAGAGAATTTCCCTTGACAGAATGGGTGTCCAATATTTCATTCTTTTTTATTGAAGCAGTTAAAGAAAATCCGATTTTATCAATTATAACTGAACTAGGTACAGCTATTGGCCCAACAGCAGCGGCTATCTGTCTAATACCTTATATATTGCCTTATGGGAAAGGAATAAGTTATTTATATTCGATTTTTATGATTGTACCTAATTTTAATGTTAATAGCCCTAATCAGGCGATGCTAAAAGCAAATGTACCTATGATTATTTCCGATATTGTTGGAGTAAGATTTGGTGGTTCAATTATTGAAGAAGCATTTTATAACTTTGGATGGTTATCTTGGATGTTTTTTATTGGTATTGGTTTTTTAATAGCATTTTTTTCTTCATATATTTATAAAATAAAAAATCCATTTGTTTCAGTTTTATTGTATAGTTTTATTCCTAACCTGTTATGGACAGTTCGCAATGCATATTATCCAATACCTAGGGAGATATTATATAATATAATTTTTCCTTTAATAGCTTATTATATTATAAAGAAGTTTTACCAAGATAAATTAAGTTATAGATATAATATAAAGGTTCAGAAGAAGGTGAAAACGTGCCAATAA
- a CDS encoding integrase core domain-containing protein produces MSVIDVFDRSIIGYHIGYRCESIDAVRLLKRCLLKRELFSADVKPVIRTDNGPQFTSNLFEESCKEINIYLERIPCRTPNKNAHIEAFHRIFEDECLGIHEFCSFGHAYAEVARFMKRYNTKRLHSSLKYKAPEIFYELNKGKEIESMAIYL; encoded by the coding sequence TTGTCTGTAATTGACGTTTTTGACAGATCAATAATAGGGTATCACATAGGCTACAGGTGCGAAAGCATAGATGCTGTAAGACTTTTGAAGCGTTGTCTTTTAAAAAGGGAGCTCTTTAGTGCTGATGTAAAACCAGTAATAAGAACTGATAATGGACCTCAGTTTACAAGTAACCTTTTTGAGGAAAGCTGCAAAGAAATAAATATATATCTTGAAAGAATTCCTTGCAGGACTCCTAATAAAAATGCACATATAGAAGCATTTCACAGAATCTTTGAGGATGAATGCTTAGGGATCCACGAGTTTTGTAGTTTTGGACATGCCTATGCTGAAGTTGCAAGGTTTATGAAGCGCTACAATACAAAAAGGCTTCACTCCAGCTTAAAATATAAAGCACCAGAAATATTTTATGAACTAAATAAAGGTAAGGAAATCGAAAGCATGGCTATATATCTATAG
- a CDS encoding polysaccharide pyruvyl transferase family protein, which produces MKRKEDFFRSFKELDNDHFERFYKRLLKYNFGGKKVNVFLFGQGSFYNRGCEAIVKSITEMTIRQINDEVKFILATFDYKNDKRRNDIKIDYYVRHIPSYLSINKYLAKIAQMCKKYNLSANLKTSHLTKYIGSSDICISIGGDNYCYDKNLIYLLNSIDKKVKALNKKLVIWGASFEEFNLDEETLEDLKLFDLIITRESISYGMLKEKGLSNIYLYPDPAFTLTIESVDEFVPENSVGINLSPLALSYTSEAEKTKKEIYKFIEFILEKTNFNIVLIPHVMQQNSVYQNDFNILSYIYNKYKERGKERIRIIEKKYTASQLKYIISKLRFFVGARTHSTIAAYSTGVPTLAIAYSTKAKGIARDIFGTEENYVVDIRNAKEDFLIDSFEYIIKNENYLRELLKGKMPEYSEKAREVLNIIFKDL; this is translated from the coding sequence ATGAAGAGGAAGGAAGACTTTTTTAGAAGTTTTAAAGAGCTTGATAACGATCATTTTGAGCGTTTTTACAAAAGGCTATTAAAATACAATTTTGGAGGTAAGAAAGTGAATGTGTTTTTATTTGGTCAAGGTTCATTTTATAATAGAGGTTGCGAAGCGATTGTTAAGAGTATAACAGAAATGACAATAAGACAAATAAATGATGAAGTAAAGTTTATACTTGCTACGTTTGATTATAAAAATGATAAAAGGCGAAATGACATAAAAATAGATTATTATGTGAGGCATATTCCGAGTTATCTTTCAATTAATAAATATTTAGCCAAAATTGCTCAAATGTGCAAAAAGTATAATTTATCAGCGAACCTAAAGACATCCCATTTGACTAAGTATATTGGATCAAGTGATATCTGCATTTCTATTGGTGGCGATAATTACTGTTATGATAAGAATTTAATTTACCTATTAAATAGTATTGATAAAAAAGTAAAAGCTCTAAACAAAAAGTTAGTTATTTGGGGAGCTTCATTTGAAGAGTTTAATTTAGATGAAGAGACGTTGGAGGATTTAAAATTATTTGACCTTATTATTACAAGAGAATCGATATCTTATGGTATGCTAAAAGAAAAGGGTCTTTCAAATATTTATTTATATCCTGATCCAGCTTTTACACTTACAATAGAAAGTGTTGATGAATTTGTTCCAGAAAATAGTGTCGGTATAAATTTAAGTCCTTTAGCTTTGAGTTATACAAGTGAAGCTGAAAAAACGAAGAAAGAAATATATAAATTTATTGAATTTATTTTGGAAAAAACAAATTTTAATATTGTGCTGATACCTCATGTTATGCAGCAAAATAGTGTTTATCAAAATGATTTTAATATTTTATCTTATATTTACAATAAATATAAGGAAAGAGGTAAAGAAAGAATTAGAATTATTGAAAAAAAGTATACAGCCTCCCAATTGAAGTATATCATAAGTAAACTTCGCTTTTTTGTCGGAGCAAGAACTCATTCAACAATAGCTGCCTATTCTACAGGTGTGCCTACACTTGCTATCGCATATAGTACTAAGGCAAAAGGAATTGCAAGGGATATATTCGGGACGGAAGAAAATTATGTGGTTGACATAAGGAATGCAAAGGAAGATTTTTTAATTGACTCTTTTGAATATATAATCAAAAACGAAAATTATTTAAGAGAATTACTGAAGGGGAAAATGCCAGAATATTCAGAAAAGGCGCGGGAAGTATTGAATATTATTTTCAAAGATTTGTAA